The following nucleotide sequence is from Macrobrachium nipponense isolate FS-2020 chromosome 21, ASM1510439v2, whole genome shotgun sequence.
aaccccggattCCCAATGGGGTCCCCCTTTACTCTTTTGCTTTAGCTTTCCGAATTACTTTCTTTgttaatgttttggttttggtgttcttccgccgatttcggtcggcggacGGGTGGGCCCACCAATCGTAAGCGCTCCAATATTAGAACAGTCGGTTTGCCAATATCTTCTCCTGGATGGACATTATGCATGTCATCCTACAATTTCAGATTGGTAAAGCCTTTATATTGCTTGTAGTTTTATCGTTATGTTTCCAAAAGCAATGATATTGGCTCTAATAAAAGCAAGTTGATTGTGAATGAATTATAACAAAAAGACCCTaggtaattttgtttgtttttacagaATGGTGAAGCCACTGGAATTACTGAGGATGGCAGTAATGTCACTGCTGATTTTACAAGAGTCATCAGCGACCCATCCATTCTATCAAGCATTCAGCCCATTGAGAGAAGCCTTTGGCGATGGGGTATTCGATCTGAAACCCTCTCCTGATTCTGGGGCCTTGTACACATCTCAAAGTTCAGAAGCTACTAGCCCTTTGGGAGCCTTATTCAGGGAAGAATATGACAAGGCAGACCTTAGGCATAATTCTGCAACTCTGAACTCAGCAGGAATCCAGCTGGAGACTTTTAGCAGTATAAGACCTCAGCAGGAGACTTTGAGCAGGACGGCAGCTCGGCAGGAGGATTTGAGCAGAATAGGAGCTCAGCAGGAGACTTTGAGCAGTATAGAAGGTCAGCAGGAGACTACAAGCAGAATAGGAGATCAGCAGGAGACTTCGAGCAGAATAGGAGGTCAGCAGGAGACTACAAGCAGAATAAGGGCTCAGCAGGAGACTTCAATCTCAACAAGAGATCATCAGCAAGCCTCCGGTTCCTTAAACCTGGGAAAATCTGCCTTTAATTTAGATACATTCACCTTCAACAGGAATAACACGAGAAGAAGAGACGATATATTCAGCGCACTGGCTGACGTTGAAGTAGACCTTCCAGAGGAATCAGAAACTGCAGAAGACGAACATTTGAGAGTCAACACAATTTCTGGAAACAGAATTCCCCCAAAATCACAAGAGGGTGATGACCACAGGACGGCCAATGACTTCACCAAGAAAATCCTTTCCGTCGTGAAGAATGTAGAAAATGTCCTATCGACAATGTCCTTCATGAAGAACCTTTACCATACTAAGAAGGCCGGCATGTCATTattatcctcatcatcatcatcttcactttCTACACCCACCGAAACATCCTCAATCCTAGATGTACTTCTGGACGTACCTTTGTTGGAGAGCCTTCGGACTGTTGGACTGACAGCAAGAACTGAGAGGGATTTCTTAGACCACATGGCTTCTGTTCTTGTAGGGGCTGAGTCTAGAAGCTCTACCCTCACACTCGATCCTGTTACGGTCATCGCCCTCTTGACTCTTGGTGAGATAAGGCTTTCGTCTCTGTTCTTTTCAGGTGTCATGTTGTCTAGTGTAGTTTGAAAAAT
It contains:
- the LOC135197693 gene encoding uncharacterized protein LOC135197693, with amino-acid sequence MVKPLELLRMAVMSLLILQESSATHPFYQAFSPLREAFGDGVFDLKPSPDSGALYTSQSSEATSPLGALFREEYDKADLRHNSATLNSAGIQLETFSSIRPQQETLSRTAARQEDLSRIGAQQETLSSIEGQQETTSRIGDQQETSSRIGGQQETTSRIRAQQETSISTRDHQQASGSLNLGKSAFNLDTFTFNRNNTRRRDDIFSALADVEVDLPEESETAEDEHLRVNTISGNRIPPKSQEGDDHRTANDFTKKILSVVKNVENVLSTMSFMKNLYHTKKAGMSLLSSSSSSSLSTPTETSSILDVLLDVPLLESLRTVGLTARTERDFLDHMASVLVGAESRSSTLTLDPVTVIALLTLAAYLIRAVYEIITVTGRSLDGDLESPAFSDLPEAITKIHNWISTTNVDVVGEGNVTKDVKDNLDVPGDLAAVLKLHRQGNHSCVKEFLCQSLQYRPLKMLKLSDMMIGWISYFYGDPTVSHLIDSALEDSNTCSGSTHHTCSPGTLIEISQLRSIFSSLTEKLVGLVDTYQNSL